A genomic segment from Paenibacillus sp. FSL K6-1096 encodes:
- a CDS encoding sigma-70 family RNA polymerase sigma factor gives MESTWEGERVRGLNEQEQLFIGRVLDQKKILYSIAYSYLRSETEALEMVQEATYRAWIKRGSLKDGQRFAPWLTRILINCCKDELKRRKRLHVTARVQEGSGLQEMTSDRKLDMERALEAVKPKYRQVLVLKYYRDMTLTDIAEVLGKPEGTVKTWLNKGLKQLRDKLRIKGVQ, from the coding sequence ATGGAAAGTACCTGGGAAGGTGAGCGTGTGCGGGGGTTAAATGAACAGGAGCAGCTTTTTATCGGGCGGGTGCTCGATCAGAAGAAGATCCTCTATAGCATTGCATACAGTTATCTGCGGAGCGAGACAGAGGCGCTGGAGATGGTCCAGGAGGCTACATACAGAGCCTGGATCAAGCGCGGAAGTCTGAAGGACGGGCAGCGGTTTGCGCCATGGCTCACCAGAATTCTGATTAACTGCTGCAAGGATGAATTGAAGCGGCGCAAGCGGCTGCATGTCACCGCTCGGGTTCAGGAGGGCAGCGGGCTGCAGGAGATGACCAGTGACCGTAAGCTTGATATGGAACGGGCGCTGGAAGCGGTGAAGCCGAAGTACCGGCAGGTGCTGGTGCTGAAGTATTACCGGGATATGACGCTGACGGACATTGCAGAGGTGCTGGGCAAGCCGGAAGGCACGGTCAAGACCTGGCTGAACAAGGGACTCAAGCAGCTGCGGGACAAATTGAGAATTAAAGGGGTGCAATAA
- the ccpA gene encoding catabolite control protein A, with amino-acid sequence MTVTIYDVAREAGVSMATVSRVVNNNPNVKPQTRKKVFEAIERLGYRPNAVARGLASKKTTTVGVVIPDISNSIFAEIARGIEDIANMYHYNIILCNADKRKEKEIRVINTLLEKQVDGLLFMGGTVTEEHIQAFQTSAVPIVLCATRDEKGTYPSVDIDHETAAFDAVNTLIRHGHREIAMISGTLQDPANGYARFQGYKKALEAAGIEYQEDLVRIGNYRYESGVEAMKYFLGLKKKPTAVFAATDEMAIGAIHSIQDEGLRVPDDFSIISVDNIRMASMVRPLLTTVAQPMYDLGAVAMRLLTKLMKKETVDNPRVILPHETILRLSVNHVNK; translated from the coding sequence TTGACGGTAACCATTTACGATGTAGCTCGAGAAGCAGGCGTATCCATGGCTACGGTATCACGGGTTGTGAATAATAACCCCAATGTGAAACCGCAGACCCGGAAGAAGGTTTTTGAGGCAATTGAACGTTTGGGCTATCGTCCGAACGCGGTGGCGAGAGGGCTCGCCAGCAAGAAAACAACAACCGTCGGGGTTGTAATTCCTGATATCTCCAATTCGATTTTTGCGGAAATTGCCCGCGGGATTGAAGATATCGCCAACATGTACCACTATAATATTATTCTGTGTAATGCGGACAAGCGTAAGGAGAAAGAAATCCGGGTCATCAACACCCTGCTGGAGAAGCAGGTGGACGGGCTGCTGTTCATGGGCGGAACCGTTACGGAAGAGCATATCCAGGCCTTCCAGACCTCGGCAGTGCCTATTGTCCTCTGCGCAACCCGCGATGAGAAGGGCACGTATCCTTCCGTAGACATCGACCATGAGACAGCGGCATTCGATGCTGTGAACACGCTGATCCGTCACGGACACCGTGAGATCGCGATGATCAGCGGCACGCTGCAGGACCCGGCGAACGGGTATGCCCGGTTCCAGGGGTATAAGAAGGCGCTGGAGGCGGCAGGGATTGAGTATCAGGAGGATCTGGTCCGCATCGGCAATTACCGTTACGAATCCGGTGTCGAAGCGATGAAGTATTTCCTCGGGCTTAAGAAGAAGCCGACTGCAGTATTCGCTGCAACTGATGAGATGGCGATCGGCGCTATTCACAGCATTCAGGATGAAGGCCTCAGAGTGCCGGATGATTTCTCGATTATCAGTGTAGACAACATCCGCATGGCTTCCATGGTTCGTCCGCTGCTCACTACGGTGGCCCAACCGATGTATGACCTTGGTGCTGTAGCGATGAGACTGCTGACGAAGCTGATGAAGAAGGAGACGGTCGATAATCCGCGGGTCATTCTGCCGCATGAGACGATTCTTCGTCTGTCCGTCAATCATGTCAACAAATAA
- a CDS encoding 5'-methylthioadenosine/adenosylhomocysteine nucleosidase gives MSGILGLIGAMDEEIKLLLHSMEDKQMTVKAGISFYQGTVFGRRAVVCKSGVGKVNAAVTTQILLDHFGAGLILFTGVAGALHPELAIGDIVISSKCIQHDMDVSALGFSRGIIPYQEVSVFEADPVLVKLAEQACRELGQKSVTGIVLSGDQFIASRSAVAALREELDGACAEMEGAAVAQVCYMNGIPFVIVRSMSDKADGSAHVNYTAFTVTASQRSHAILEHMIKAM, from the coding sequence ATGAGCGGAATACTGGGCCTGATTGGGGCCATGGATGAGGAAATTAAGCTGCTGCTGCACTCCATGGAGGATAAACAGATGACGGTGAAGGCCGGGATTAGCTTTTATCAGGGGACGGTGTTCGGGAGAAGGGCTGTAGTCTGCAAATCTGGCGTCGGCAAGGTGAATGCTGCGGTAACGACACAGATTCTGCTGGACCACTTCGGAGCGGGACTGATCCTGTTCACAGGTGTGGCCGGAGCGCTGCATCCGGAGCTTGCGATCGGGGATATTGTCATTTCGTCCAAGTGTATCCAGCATGATATGGATGTGAGCGCTCTGGGATTTAGCCGGGGGATCATCCCGTATCAGGAGGTCTCTGTATTCGAGGCCGATCCTGTGCTGGTGAAGCTGGCGGAGCAGGCTTGCCGCGAGCTGGGCCAGAAGTCAGTGACCGGCATTGTGCTGTCAGGTGACCAGTTCATCGCCAGCAGATCGGCTGTAGCTGCCTTGCGGGAGGAGCTGGACGGGGCCTGTGCCGAGATGGAGGGGGCCGCAGTTGCCCAGGTCTGCTACATGAACGGCATCCCGTTTGTGATCGTCCGTTCGATGTCGGATAAGGCCGATGGCTCGGCTCATGTGAATTACACTGCCTTCACGGTCACCGCATCGCAGCGTTCCCATGCCATCCTGGAGCATATGATTAAGGCAATGTGA
- a CDS encoding DUF4179 domain-containing protein → MMRTEEELLKEYYHDLSAEAEEVAELKLNAAVRKGVTSRRRDSFSLKNRYTLTTAAILAIVLVFSIPWAGGMLEKREAVQGAAVTRSAGEFDAYRQQAGSNITVSSAIEAGLIQRISGVTAEHDGYVLTVDGVAADQKGIIILYSMKNNTKANTNWNLLTLTESRLRPVSTWRGEGSEIAPGRTTYGYEVMEWEKDYSSLPDQVTLAMELHEFRGNTLSTDDSLQAKLSVAIPLDRNHMAKVGETIRLDKTLAIGGQEINIKEAYVAPSGIYLDYTVNPKNSKQIFSLYNPHVLVGSGGEYTNLKLLGISEGKDKTRLVFANDSGTKESVQLNIGGVLALDKNATRLVIDTDKQKVIQGPGPNLKISTHTTAKDATLVLEYHPEQGAQKIYNSITNSLKLDTKFTDGTGKLHESATSFAIPPLTESMQKANLYFVGLGSNNYPQPLTFTIESYPNLIKERLSLQIR, encoded by the coding sequence ATGATGCGAACCGAAGAAGAACTGTTGAAGGAATATTACCACGATCTGTCAGCCGAAGCGGAGGAGGTCGCGGAACTGAAGCTGAACGCGGCGGTGCGCAAGGGAGTAACAAGCCGGCGTAGAGACTCCTTTTCGCTGAAGAACCGTTATACTCTGACCACAGCCGCCATCCTCGCGATCGTCCTGGTGTTCTCCATACCATGGGCGGGGGGAATGCTGGAAAAGCGTGAGGCCGTCCAGGGTGCAGCGGTGACCCGCTCGGCCGGGGAGTTTGATGCCTACCGCCAGCAGGCGGGCAGCAACATTACCGTATCTTCAGCGATTGAAGCCGGGCTAATCCAGCGCATCAGCGGGGTTACGGCTGAGCATGACGGGTATGTGCTGACCGTAGACGGAGTAGCAGCGGATCAGAAGGGGATCATTATCCTGTATTCAATGAAAAATAATACAAAAGCAAACACGAACTGGAACTTATTGACCCTTACGGAAAGCAGGCTGAGACCAGTGAGTACTTGGCGGGGAGAGGGAAGCGAAATTGCCCCCGGCCGAACCACCTATGGATATGAAGTCATGGAGTGGGAGAAGGATTACAGCTCTCTGCCGGATCAAGTTACGCTTGCGATGGAGCTTCATGAGTTTAGGGGCAATACCCTTTCTACCGATGATAGCCTGCAGGCTAAGCTGTCAGTAGCTATTCCGCTGGACCGTAACCACATGGCTAAGGTAGGCGAAACCATCCGTCTGGACAAAACGCTGGCTATAGGGGGGCAAGAAATCAATATCAAAGAAGCATATGTGGCTCCCTCCGGTATTTATCTGGACTATACCGTGAACCCGAAGAATTCGAAACAAATCTTCTCGCTGTATAACCCGCATGTCCTGGTGGGTAGCGGGGGCGAATATACGAATTTGAAACTACTGGGCATCAGCGAAGGGAAGGACAAGACCCGGCTGGTATTTGCAAATGACAGTGGCACGAAGGAATCCGTCCAGTTGAACATCGGCGGAGTGCTGGCCTTGGACAAGAATGCAACCCGTCTGGTTATTGACACAGATAAGCAGAAAGTAATTCAAGGACCGGGACCTAATCTGAAAATATCTACGCATACTACGGCTAAGGACGCTACACTGGTTTTGGAGTATCACCCGGAACAGGGAGCTCAAAAAATCTACAATTCAATAACCAATTCGTTGAAGCTGGACACCAAATTTACTGATGGAACAGGCAAGCTGCACGAATCTGCTACGAGTTTCGCCATCCCTCCATTAACAGAATCGATGCAAAAGGCTAACCTGTATTTCGTAGGCCTGGGCAGCAACAACTATCCCCAGCCGCTGACCTTCACCATAGAATCCTACCCTAACCTGATTAAAGAGAGACTATCTCTTCAGATCCGTTAA
- a CDS encoding GNAT family N-acetyltransferase, which translates to MEHRKIPVSHSLEHNGQLITVQGPLSPECLQKLDIHADLDAFRRPQEQKEALIEISGLPEGRVIAAFTSDMIIGYVTFHYPDELELWSQGGMEDLIELGAIEVADGYRGSGLGKLLVSTAFEEGQLEDCIVFTTEYYWHWDLKGSGLTVWEYRQMMEKLMKTVDMVWYATDDPEICSHPANCLMVRMGRDVPLSSRETFDRVRFRQRFMY; encoded by the coding sequence ATGGAGCACCGCAAAATCCCCGTTTCCCATAGCCTTGAGCATAACGGACAGCTTATCACTGTCCAAGGTCCCCTGTCCCCCGAATGTCTCCAGAAGCTGGACATACACGCCGATCTGGATGCCTTCCGCAGACCACAGGAACAGAAGGAAGCCTTAATTGAGATCTCCGGCTTGCCGGAAGGACGGGTTATTGCCGCGTTCACCTCAGATATGATCATCGGGTATGTCACCTTTCATTATCCGGATGAGCTGGAGCTGTGGTCACAGGGCGGAATGGAGGATCTGATAGAGCTGGGAGCTATTGAGGTCGCTGACGGGTACCGGGGGAGCGGACTCGGGAAGCTGCTGGTGTCCACCGCTTTTGAAGAAGGGCAGCTTGAGGATTGCATCGTGTTCACAACAGAGTATTACTGGCACTGGGACCTGAAGGGCAGCGGCCTTACCGTGTGGGAGTACCGCCAGATGATGGAGAAGCTGATGAAGACCGTGGATATGGTGTGGTATGCGACGGATGACCCGGAGATCTGCTCCCACCCCGCCAACTGTCTGATGGTGCGGATGGGCCGGGATGTACCGCTGTCCTCGCGCGAGACCTTCGACCGGGTGCGCTTCAGACAGCGGTTTATGTATTAA
- a CDS encoding type 1 glutamine amidotransferase domain-containing protein: MRLAGKKVIALVDDEFEDLELWYPVYRVREEGAEVHLAGLTKDKTYTGKYGVPATAEYSWDELNAADYDGILVPGGWAPDKIRRYSAVLKLVQDFHAAKKPIGQICHAGWVLISAKILEGVTVTSTPGIRDDMENAGAIWKDEPVVRDGHIISARRPPDLPPYGKAFCDALAGE, from the coding sequence ATGAGACTGGCCGGTAAAAAAGTCATTGCGCTTGTAGACGATGAATTCGAGGATCTGGAGCTATGGTATCCTGTATACCGCGTGCGTGAGGAAGGGGCCGAGGTTCATTTGGCAGGCCTTACGAAGGATAAGACATACACTGGAAAATATGGCGTACCCGCCACAGCTGAATATAGCTGGGACGAGCTGAATGCCGCAGATTATGACGGCATCCTGGTTCCAGGCGGCTGGGCCCCCGACAAAATCCGCCGGTACAGCGCAGTACTGAAGCTGGTGCAGGATTTCCATGCGGCGAAGAAGCCGATCGGCCAGATCTGCCACGCCGGGTGGGTGTTAATCTCCGCCAAAATCCTGGAAGGCGTAACGGTTACCTCCACTCCGGGCATCCGTGATGACATGGAGAATGCCGGGGCGATCTGGAAGGATGAGCCGGTCGTGAGGGATGGCCATATCATCTCCGCCCGCCGTCCGCCGGACCTGCCGCCTTACGGCAAGGCCTTTTGCGATGCGCTGGCGGGAGAATAG